CTTCTACTTTTATCTCTATTTTTCCCAAATTTTCAAGTATTAGTTTATTAAGTCTCTCTTCCTCTTTTAACAGCTCCAAAAATTCAGCCTTTAACTTACTAAATCTCCCTTCAAAATCAAAATCATCTTCTTCATCAGGCAGTCCTACATAACGACCGGGTGTTAAAACATAGTCAAGCTGTCTTACTTCTTCAATAGTTGCAGACTTGCAAAATCCTTTTATATCTTCATAACTTCCATCTTCTTTTTGCCATTTATGGTAAGTATCCGCAATTTTTCTTATATCTTCTTCTGTTAATACTCTTTGCCTTCTGTTTATAAGCTGTCCCATATCCCTTGCATCTATAAAAAGGATTTGCCCCTTTCTTGTTGTCTTATTCTTCCTTATAAACCACAGACAAGCTGGTATCTGTGTATTTAAAAAGAGTTTTGACGGAAGATTTACAATACAATCTATAAGGTCGCTTTCAATTATATTTTTTCTTATTTCGTACTCGTCTTTTTGTTTTGTAGTTAAAGAACCTTTTGATAAAACAAAGCCTGCTTTTCCGCTGGGTGCAAGGTGAAAGATAAAGTGTTGTATCCATGCATAGTTAGCATTATTAACGGGTGGGACTCCAAACTTCCATCTTACATCGTTTCTAAGTAATTCTCCACTCCAATCGCTGTCGTTAAAAGGTGGATTAGCTATTACAAAATCAGCTTTTAAGTCCTTGTGTGCATCGTTTAAAAAAGACCCTTCAGGATTCCATTTTACTTGCGAGCTGTCTATTCCTCTTATTGCAAGGTTCATCTTACAAAGTCGCCAAGTTGTTTGATTGCTCTCCTGTCCATAGATTGATATATCGTTTATCTTTCCTTGATGAGCCAAAACAAATTTTTCTGACTGAACAAACATTCCTCCACTTCCACAACAAGGGTCAAATACTCTTCCTTTATAAGGCTCAAGCATCTCAACCAAAAGCTCAACAACACTTCTTGGCGTGTAGAACTGACCGCCTTTTTTACCCTCAGCTAAAGCAAACTGTCCTAAAAAATACTCAAAAACATGACCTAATATATCTGATGTTTTCTCCTTTGCTTCATCTATTGAAATATTACTAAAAAGGTCAATAAGTCCTCCCAAACTTATAGGGTCAATGTTTCCCCTTGCATAAACCTTGGGTAAAACACCTTTTAGTGATGGGTTTACTTTTTCTATAAGTTCCATTGAGTTGTCAATTATTTTTCCGATTTCAGGGTCTTTTGCAT
Above is a genomic segment from Sulfurihydrogenibium subterraneum DSM 15120 containing:
- a CDS encoding type I restriction-modification system subunit M, with amino-acid sequence MAKKKENLESFEQGLWKAADKLRKNIDAAEYKHVVLGLIFLRYISEAFEDLYEKLKKGEGEYEGADPEDIDEYKAENVFYIPPEARWSYLKAHAKDPEIGKIIDNSMELIEKVNPSLKGVLPKVYARGNIDPISLGGLIDLFSNISIDEAKEKTSDILGHVFEYFLGQFALAEGKKGGQFYTPRSVVELLVEMLEPYKGRVFDPCCGSGGMFVQSEKFVLAHQGKINDISIYGQESNQTTWRLCKMNLAIRGIDSSQVKWNPEGSFLNDAHKDLKADFVIANPPFNDSDWSGELLRNDVRWKFGVPPVNNANYAWIQHFIFHLAPSGKAGFVLSKGSLTTKQKDEYEIRKNIIESDLIDCIVNLPSKLFLNTQIPACLWFIRKNKTTRKGQILFIDARDMGQLINRRQRVLTEEDIRKIADTYHKWQKEDGSYEDIKGFCKSATIEEVRQLDYVLTPGRYVGLPDEEDDFDFEGRFSKLKAEFLELLKEEERLNKLILENLGKIEIKVEGDKND